Proteins encoded by one window of Clostridium cagae:
- a CDS encoding ABC transporter ATP-binding protein, giving the protein MNKLEIKDLTKIYGRKRANDGITVTLENGVYGLLGPNGAGKTTLMKQITTLIKPDKGEILYNGEDIFNMDDKYRDLIGYLPQEFGVYKNFTAKHFLQYVGALKGMNGKILNSKVDELLELVGLYDVRNKAIGKFSGGMKRRVGIAQVLLNDPKIIVLDEPTAGLDPQERTRFRNLIAKISRDKVIILSTHIISDIESVAKETIMIKKGKLLMKGTHREILSDMNNKVYNISVNDESEINRIQDKYKVVSIQSDINSTILRVVSDTIPKEINVEPTSARFEDVYMFYFDLENSKEV; this is encoded by the coding sequence ATGAATAAATTAGAAATAAAAGATTTAACAAAGATATATGGTAGAAAAAGAGCAAATGATGGTATTACAGTTACATTAGAAAATGGTGTCTATGGATTATTGGGACCAAATGGAGCAGGAAAAACAACTTTAATGAAACAAATAACTACACTTATAAAACCAGATAAAGGTGAGATATTATATAACGGTGAGGATATATTTAATATGGATGATAAGTATAGGGACCTTATAGGATATCTTCCACAAGAATTTGGAGTATACAAGAATTTTACTGCAAAACATTTTTTACAATACGTTGGTGCATTAAAAGGAATGAATGGTAAAATTTTAAATTCTAAAGTTGATGAATTATTAGAATTAGTTGGTCTTTATGATGTTAGAAATAAAGCAATAGGAAAATTTTCAGGTGGAATGAAAAGAAGGGTAGGTATAGCTCAAGTTTTATTAAATGATCCTAAAATAATAGTTTTAGATGAACCAACAGCAGGTCTTGATCCACAAGAAAGAACTAGATTTAGAAATCTAATAGCTAAAATATCAAGAGATAAGGTGATAATACTTTCAACTCACATAATATCAGATATAGAGTCAGTAGCAAAAGAAACTATAATGATAAAAAAAGGTAAGCTTCTTATGAAAGGAACCCATAGAGAAATACTATCTGATATGAATAACAAGGTTTATAACATAAGTGTTAATGATGAAAGTGAAATTAATAGAATTCAAGATAAATACAAGGTTGTAAGTATTCAAAGTGATATTAATTCAACTATTTTAAGAGTAGTTTCAGATACAATACCAAAGGAAATAAATGTGGAACCAACATCTGCAAGATTTGAAGATGTATATATGTTTTATTTTGACTTAGAAAATTCAAAAGAGGTGTAA
- a CDS encoding GNAT family N-acetyltransferase, protein MKNLESNRLILRPWKINDLDDLHEFTSDKKVAKLAGFNVRKTKKETLNILNQFIIDSSKSLWAIELKECNKAIGWIELHNLYEETYINSKEIGFVLSQEYWGRGLMPEAINLVLNYAFNEEKVNYIICTHFVGNIQSKRVISKCGFEFVMENNDKVYYCLNKY, encoded by the coding sequence ATGAAAAATTTAGAGAGCAATAGATTAATTTTAAGACCTTGGAAAATTAACGATTTAGATGATTTGCATGAATTTACATCTGATAAAAAAGTGGCAAAGCTTGCAGGATTTAATGTAAGAAAAACTAAAAAAGAAACATTAAACATTCTAAATCAATTTATTATAGATTCATCAAAGTCACTATGGGCGATTGAATTAAAAGAATGCAATAAAGCAATTGGATGGATTGAATTACATAATCTTTATGAAGAAACATATATAAATTCCAAAGAAATAGGATTTGTTTTATCTCAAGAATATTGGGGAAGAGGATTAATGCCAGAAGCAATTAATCTGGTTCTTAACTATGCGTTTAATGAAGAAAAAGTAAATTATATTATCTGTACTCATTTTGTGGGTAATATTCAATCAAAACGAGTAATTTCCAAATGTGGTTTTGAATTTGTTATGGAAAATAACGATAAAGTTTATTATTGCTTAAATAAATATTAA
- a CDS encoding response regulator transcription factor: MNNKILIVDDEIEILKLLETVLKKEGFNSVYTAKTLKEGLAEFNRVKPELVILDIMLPDGDGYEICKDIRSKSNVPILFLSAKTEELDKILGFAIGGDDYITKPFSPKEVAFRVKAHLRRVNYNNENLNENNTEEKIIKFGPYVLNESRAELIKNGKIIELTAKELKILSLLAHNQNQIISKEKLWDKVWGEDYFGFDNTIMVHIRKLREKIEDDSSNPKYILTVRGLGYKLSVKED; the protein is encoded by the coding sequence GTGAATAATAAGATATTAATAGTAGACGATGAAATTGAAATATTGAAGTTGTTAGAAACTGTATTAAAAAAAGAAGGATTTAATAGTGTATATACAGCTAAAACTTTAAAGGAAGGTTTAGCAGAGTTTAATAGGGTAAAACCTGAGCTAGTTATACTTGATATAATGTTGCCTGATGGTGATGGATATGAAATATGTAAAGATATAAGAAGTAAATCTAATGTTCCAATATTGTTTTTATCAGCTAAAACAGAAGAACTAGATAAGATACTAGGTTTTGCAATTGGTGGAGATGATTATATAACTAAACCATTTAGTCCTAAAGAAGTTGCATTTAGAGTTAAAGCTCATTTAAGAAGAGTTAATTATAATAATGAAAATTTAAATGAAAATAATACTGAAGAGAAAATAATAAAATTTGGACCATATGTTTTAAATGAAAGCAGAGCGGAACTAATAAAAAATGGCAAAATAATAGAATTAACAGCTAAGGAACTTAAAATTTTATCTTTATTAGCTCATAATCAAAATCAAATAATAAGTAAGGAAAAACTATGGGATAAAGTATGGGGAGAAGATTACTTTGGATTTGATAATACAATAATGGTTCATATAAGAAAGCTAAGAGAAAAAATAGAAGATGACTCATCTAATCCCAAATATATTCTTACAGTTAGAGGACTTGGATATAAATTATCTGTAAAGGAAGATTAG
- a CDS encoding YccF domain-containing protein, giving the protein MSCLGNIIWFIFGGFVNAIGWFFTGIFWCITIIGIPIGLQCFKMAGLQLAPFGKEVVETDSSGTSFLLNILWIIFGGLGLCISNLLSALLLCITIVGIPFAIQSLKLAKLSLMPFGKEII; this is encoded by the coding sequence ATGAGCTGTTTAGGAAATATTATTTGGTTTATTTTTGGAGGATTTGTTAATGCAATTGGTTGGTTTTTTACAGGAATCTTTTGGTGCATAACTATAATTGGTATTCCTATTGGTCTTCAATGTTTTAAAATGGCAGGATTACAACTTGCTCCTTTCGGAAAAGAAGTTGTAGAGACTGATTCTAGTGGCACAAGCTTTCTTTTAAATATATTATGGATTATATTTGGTGGATTAGGGCTTTGCATCTCTAACCTTTTAAGTGCATTATTATTATGCATTACTATAGTTGGAATACCTTTTGCAATTCAATCATTAAAACTAGCCAAATTATCTTTAATGCCTTTTGGTAAGGAAATTATATAA
- a CDS encoding HEPN domain-containing protein — protein sequence MKKEFIGEWYYSDNEDKKFNGRLTIDDNNKILLSIVGRMCKHNEIEIEKTINGITNEGKYITLLNCLVRKYSLLGAAEMVYSAKMIIIGVCYKCSEDIKISKINCNYTDLNKWLFINSFDVDNNDNELNIKYVEPEINEYDIGDFKFRINNKRTCKGNFYEKISVIINSSIEFEFEKQIGLLDAIDKINHFRNLLTIFTSNKIESYDINFIDKDNKSVSLIFNKMATRESTNIDPYEIFVKYNNIKDNFENILTKWYQYKEKIQPIIDYLVYVIEEDKFVVPLTFITIIQAVEAFSRRTRNNCKYNVDEHTARVNRILNDINDEEDIKWLGDILKYTNEPSLPQRLKSMLNEMDFLIKINTKKKKSLCCKISTTRNYYTHFSEDKKNDIMNIDEMFRLTEYFRLVLRILIFKDLGISEEVITCNLEYARREDFTIKYFKKQFMIE from the coding sequence TTGAAAAAAGAATTTATTGGTGAATGGTATTATTCTGACAATGAAGATAAAAAATTTAATGGAAGATTAACTATAGATGATAATAATAAAATATTATTGTCCATAGTAGGTAGAATGTGCAAACATAATGAAATCGAAATAGAAAAAACTATAAATGGTATAACAAATGAGGGCAAATATATAACACTATTAAATTGTTTAGTTAGAAAGTATAGTCTATTAGGAGCCGCTGAAATGGTGTATTCAGCAAAGATGATTATTATTGGAGTATGTTATAAATGTAGTGAAGATATTAAAATTTCTAAAATTAATTGTAACTATACCGATTTAAACAAATGGCTTTTTATAAATTCATTTGATGTTGATAATAATGATAATGAGTTAAACATTAAATATGTGGAACCTGAAATCAATGAATATGATATTGGAGATTTTAAGTTTAGAATTAATAATAAGAGAACTTGTAAGGGGAATTTCTATGAGAAAATATCAGTAATTATAAATTCTAGTATCGAATTTGAGTTTGAAAAGCAAATTGGACTATTAGATGCTATTGACAAAATCAATCATTTTAGAAATCTACTGACTATATTCACAAGTAACAAAATAGAAAGTTATGATATTAATTTTATAGATAAAGATAATAAGAGTGTATCATTAATTTTTAATAAAATGGCAACAAGGGAATCTACGAATATAGACCCCTATGAAATATTTGTTAAATATAATAATATTAAAGATAATTTCGAAAACATATTAACAAAATGGTATCAGTATAAAGAGAAAATACAACCAATAATTGATTATTTAGTATATGTTATTGAAGAGGATAAATTTGTGGTACCACTTACATTTATAACAATAATACAAGCTGTTGAAGCGTTTTCTAGAAGGACAAGAAATAATTGTAAATACAATGTGGATGAACATACTGCTAGAGTTAATAGAATTTTAAACGATATTAATGATGAAGAAGACATAAAATGGTTGGGGGATATATTGAAATATACAAATGAACCATCATTACCACAAAGATTAAAAAGTATGTTAAATGAAATGGATTTTTTAATTAAAATAAATACAAAAAAGAAGAAAAGTTTATGTTGTAAAATAAGTACTACAAGAAATTACTATACTCATTTTAGTGAAGATAAGAAAAATGATATTATGAATATAGATGAGATGTTTAGGTTGACAGAGTATTTTAGATTAGTATTACGAATTCTTATATTCAAAGATTTGGGAATAAGTGAAGAAGTAATTACTTGTAACTTAGAGTATGCTAGAAGGGAAGACTTTACTATTAAATATTTTAAAAAACAATTTATGATAGAGTAG
- a CDS encoding lipase family alpha/beta hydrolase, with product MIGLMITFIISIVLIGIMYIDITKKTFLLSKNFISIYLIFAPHIIFMWYFLCTQTKFAQINETYKWLVLVEILIVIFYIWIKLNIVVNVKKKVVNTRLKIMVDGRSLIRYGLYIIIIQSILYITIYKTIYINSIPNNIFIMDIIITVICIISLITNGILRILCTSKRLNIIKRIIIAFWIWIPVVDIFILLYICNIAKNEYDHECYKVLRNDMRVDSDICKTKYPIVLVHGVGFRDLKYINYWGRIPKELIRNGATIYYGNQEAWGTVAYNAQDIKNKILQIVKDKKNEKVNIIAHSKGGLDARYMISKLNMGEYVASLTMISSPHRGCKFVDIACKIPDNIYKFIAKFFNKYYRFLGDKNPDFYTTSKQFSTYHSKKFNEEVKDVENIYYQSYASIVSNIFSDYVVAIPYILVKLTEGENDGLVSVDSAKWGEFKGILKNKYRRGISHGDIIDLRRDDYKGFDVIEKYVEIVSDLKNKGF from the coding sequence ATGATTGGATTAATGATAACTTTTATAATATCAATTGTATTAATTGGTATTATGTATATAGATATAACTAAAAAAACATTTTTATTAAGTAAAAATTTTATTAGTATATATTTAATTTTTGCTCCACATATTATTTTTATGTGGTATTTTCTTTGTACTCAAACTAAATTTGCTCAGATAAATGAAACATATAAGTGGTTAGTTTTAGTTGAAATACTAATTGTTATTTTTTATATTTGGATAAAATTAAATATAGTGGTAAATGTAAAGAAAAAAGTAGTGAATACTAGACTAAAAATAATGGTAGATGGACGTAGCCTTATACGTTATGGATTATATATTATAATAATTCAAAGCATACTATACATAACAATATATAAAACAATATATATAAATTCTATTCCTAATAATATTTTTATAATGGATATTATTATTACTGTAATATGTATTATTTCATTAATTACAAATGGAATTTTACGAATTTTGTGTACTTCAAAAAGGTTAAATATAATAAAAAGAATTATAATTGCTTTTTGGATTTGGATTCCCGTTGTAGATATTTTTATATTGCTTTATATTTGTAATATTGCAAAAAACGAATATGATCATGAATGCTATAAAGTACTTAGGAATGATATGCGTGTAGACTCAGATATATGTAAAACTAAATATCCTATTGTATTAGTCCATGGCGTTGGATTTAGAGATTTAAAATATATTAATTACTGGGGAAGAATACCTAAAGAATTAATTCGAAATGGAGCAACAATTTATTATGGAAATCAAGAAGCATGGGGAACTGTTGCATATAATGCGCAAGATATTAAAAATAAGATTCTTCAAATTGTAAAAGATAAAAAAAATGAAAAAGTGAATATTATTGCACATTCAAAAGGTGGACTAGATGCACGTTATATGATTAGTAAATTAAATATGGGAGAATATGTCGCATCTTTAACAATGATTTCATCACCACATAGAGGATGCAAATTTGTAGATATAGCATGTAAAATACCAGATAATATTTATAAATTTATTGCAAAATTTTTTAATAAATATTATAGATTTCTAGGTGATAAAAATCCAGATTTTTATACAACAAGTAAACAGTTTTCAACTTATCATAGTAAAAAATTTAATGAAGAAGTTAAAGATGTGGAGAATATTTATTATCAAAGTTATGCAAGTATAGTAAGTAATATATTTAGTGATTATGTAGTAGCCATTCCATATATTTTAGTAAAGTTAACTGAAGGTGAAAATGATGGATTAGTATCAGTAGATTCTGCTAAATGGGGTGAATTTAAAGGTATATTGAAAAATAAATATAGGCGTGGGATTTCTCATGGAGATATTATAGATTTAAGACGGGATGATTACAAAGGATTTGATGTAATAGAGAAATATGTAGAGATAGTGTCAGATCTTAAAAATAAAGGGTTTTAA
- a CDS encoding YdcF family protein — translation MRNIYDILLGCILIIYVFIVNILSSSKIAFSLPIFILGIILVLYHFIKQKLLFNRCFIKINKVIKFFICIGIVLFIAVEIVIISCPKSNKENTDYIVVLGAGLNNGDQLSYILKSRLDSALQCINEFNNNSYIVVSGGKGNDERISEAMAMKKYLLEQGISEDEILMEDKSKNTFENFKYSKKIIEEHSNKNIDDLSVKIVTTDFHGFRSKMLAKRNGYNEVKLYTNKTIYYLIPICYTREAFAVVKSIIFDR, via the coding sequence ATGAGGAATATTTATGACATTTTATTAGGTTGCATATTAATTATATATGTATTTATAGTTAATATTCTCAGTAGTTCAAAAATTGCATTTAGTTTACCTATTTTTATTTTAGGTATCATACTTGTTTTATATCATTTTATAAAACAAAAATTACTTTTTAATAGATGTTTCATAAAAATTAATAAAGTAATTAAATTTTTTATATGTATAGGGATTGTATTATTTATTGCTGTAGAGATAGTAATAATCTCATGTCCAAAAAGTAATAAAGAAAACACTGATTATATAGTAGTATTAGGTGCAGGTTTAAATAATGGAGATCAACTTAGCTATATTTTAAAATCTAGACTAGATAGTGCTTTACAATGTATAAATGAATTTAATAATAATAGTTATATTGTTGTTTCTGGCGGTAAAGGGAATGATGAAAGAATTTCTGAAGCAATGGCTATGAAAAAGTATTTATTAGAACAAGGAATTTCTGAAGATGAAATATTAATGGAAGATAAGTCGAAAAATACATTTGAGAACTTTAAATATTCTAAAAAAATAATTGAAGAACATAGTAATAAAAATATAGATGATTTAAGTGTTAAGATAGTTACAACTGATTTTCATGGATTTAGAAGTAAAATGTTAGCTAAAAGAAATGGATATAATGAAGTGAAATTATATACTAATAAAACCATATATTATCTTATACCAATATGCTATACTAGAGAAGCCTTTGCAGTAGTTAAGAGTATAATATTTGATAGATAA
- a CDS encoding superoxide dismutase — translation MFNKIELPYNYDALEPYIDKETVDIHYNKHLQTYVNNLNNILKGHEEFVNGKSLGKILSDVNSIPEEIRQGVINQGGGVFNHNLYFSILSPTPKKAPEGKLLDEINNSFGNLEDLKDKISNAAIGQFGSGYGFLVKDENGKLSVTSVLNQNNPLSNNLIPILCIDVWEHAYYLKYKNLRADYVKNIWNIIDWAKVEDLYMNYSI, via the coding sequence ATGTTTAATAAAATTGAATTACCATATAATTATGATGCTTTGGAACCATATATAGACAAGGAAACAGTAGATATACATTATAATAAACACCTTCAAACTTATGTAAATAATTTAAACAATATTTTAAAAGGTCATGAAGAATTTGTGAATGGAAAATCACTAGGAAAAATATTATCTGATGTAAATTCCATACCTGAAGAAATTAGACAAGGAGTTATAAATCAAGGTGGTGGAGTATTTAATCATAATTTATATTTTTCTATTCTTTCACCAACACCTAAAAAGGCTCCAGAAGGAAAATTATTAGATGAAATAAATAATAGTTTTGGAAATTTAGAAGATTTAAAAGATAAAATAAGTAATGCTGCAATAGGACAATTTGGATCTGGATATGGATTTTTAGTTAAAGATGAAAATGGTAAATTATCTGTAACAAGTGTATTAAATCAAAATAATCCTCTTAGCAACAATCTTATTCCTATATTATGTATAGATGTTTGGGAACACGCATATTATTTAAAATATAAAAATCTAAGAGCTGATTATGTTAAAAATATTTGGAATATAATTGATTGGGCAAAGGTCGAAGATTTATATATGAATTATTCAATTTAG
- a CDS encoding ABC transporter permease, protein MMNLVKSEVRKILGKKSILVLWALLLGFGFILIGDFEILETYADIFYKIEGTIPLIGLVMFIAISGNYTKEYESNMVGLINTTKNGKKYITIAKAIAAGISLSLINVSFALLVGLKGFALEGFKNLNDPIKKLWYFGNSGSEITVLQMYIIVLVSVTLGSFLFAQIGLTLSSAFKSATIPFILGGAIMAIPFLAQGFVSKSILNFVALTPNWVMMSQLMVRYQIPFLYRGLAVLISISLIILLPLVAYKNFTNSKRL, encoded by the coding sequence ATGATGAATTTAGTAAAATCAGAAGTAAGAAAAATATTAGGTAAGAAGAGCATTCTAGTGCTTTGGGCATTACTTTTAGGATTTGGATTTATTTTAATTGGAGATTTTGAAATACTAGAAACATATGCAGATATATTTTATAAAATTGAAGGAACTATTCCGCTTATAGGATTAGTTATGTTTATAGCAATTTCAGGAAATTATACAAAAGAATACGAGTCTAATATGGTGGGACTAATAAATACCACTAAAAATGGGAAAAAATATATAACAATAGCAAAAGCTATAGCAGCTGGAATATCATTATCATTAATTAATGTTTCATTTGCTTTACTTGTTGGATTAAAAGGTTTTGCACTTGAAGGATTTAAAAATTTAAATGATCCTATTAAAAAACTATGGTATTTTGGAAATAGTGGATCAGAAATTACAGTATTACAAATGTATATAATTGTTTTAGTATCTGTTACTTTAGGTTCATTTTTATTTGCACAAATAGGATTAACTTTATCATCAGCATTTAAATCAGCAACAATACCATTTATATTAGGTGGTGCTATTATGGCAATCCCATTTTTGGCACAAGGTTTTGTATCAAAATCAATACTTAATTTTGTAGCATTAACTCCTAATTGGGTTATGATGAGTCAGTTAATGGTTAGATATCAAATTCCATTTTTATATAGAGGGCTAGCTGTATTAATATCCATATCATTAATAATTCTATTGCCTTTAGTTGCATATAAGAATTTTACAAATAGTAAACGACTTTAA
- a CDS encoding Na+/H+ antiporter NhaC family protein, with translation MTKGGNILMKKKTSIKSLLPLLVFLIVYVGVSVLAGDMYAVSVIIPFSVAAVTALAMNRDKSLNEKLEIFCKGSGDNNVILMILIFILAGAFAQVAKDMGAVDSTVNLGLSILPSSLLTVGLFLIACFIALSVGTSMGTIVALVPIAVGIADKTGVLVAISVGAVVSGAMFGDNLSIISDTTIAATRTQGCEMRDKFKMNFKIVLPAAIITTIIFGILTRNAATTGIEELQYSLVKIIPYIAVIASSLMGLNVVVVLFSGIIIAAGIGFIYGSFDVIGLCSSISTGISGMSELIIISLLIAGTISLIKENGGIEYILNKGLKKFKNKRNAELGIATLVSLVDVCTANNTIAIVTVGPIAKNISDEFDLEPKRVAGIMDMFSCVFQGVIPYGAQLISAAGLAAISPFVIMKYLFYPYLMGVCALISIFIYHSNKMQALRNKKVA, from the coding sequence ATGACAAAAGGAGGAAACATTTTAATGAAGAAAAAAACAAGTATAAAATCATTATTACCACTATTAGTATTTCTAATAGTATATGTGGGGGTATCAGTACTTGCAGGTGATATGTATGCAGTATCTGTAATTATTCCATTTTCAGTAGCAGCGGTAACAGCTCTAGCTATGAATAGAGATAAAAGTTTAAATGAAAAATTAGAAATATTTTGTAAGGGATCAGGAGATAATAATGTCATTTTAATGATATTAATATTTATATTAGCTGGAGCATTTGCTCAAGTAGCTAAAGATATGGGTGCAGTAGATTCAACTGTAAATTTAGGATTATCAATTTTACCAAGTAGCTTGTTAACTGTAGGCTTATTTTTAATAGCATGCTTTATAGCTCTTTCTGTAGGTACTTCAATGGGAACAATAGTAGCATTAGTGCCAATAGCTGTTGGAATAGCTGATAAAACTGGAGTATTAGTTGCAATATCAGTTGGGGCAGTTGTTAGTGGTGCTATGTTTGGAGATAACTTATCAATAATTTCGGATACAACTATAGCAGCAACAAGAACACAAGGGTGTGAAATGAGAGATAAATTTAAAATGAACTTTAAGATAGTTCTTCCAGCGGCAATAATAACTACAATTATATTTGGAATATTAACAAGAAATGCAGCTACAACAGGTATAGAAGAATTACAATACAGCTTAGTTAAAATAATTCCATACATTGCAGTAATAGCATCATCATTAATGGGATTAAATGTTGTGGTAGTTTTATTTTCAGGAATAATCATTGCTGCAGGAATTGGGTTTATTTATGGCAGCTTTGATGTTATTGGCTTATGTAGCTCAATATCTACTGGAATATCAGGAATGAGCGAGTTAATAATTATATCATTATTAATAGCAGGAACAATTTCATTAATTAAAGAAAATGGTGGAATAGAGTACATATTAAATAAAGGATTAAAGAAGTTTAAGAATAAGAGAAATGCTGAACTTGGAATAGCCACTTTAGTAAGCTTAGTAGATGTATGTACTGCTAACAATACTATAGCAATAGTTACAGTAGGTCCAATAGCTAAAAATATTTCAGATGAATTTGATTTAGAACCTAAAAGAGTTGCAGGGATAATGGATATGTTTTCTTGTGTTTTCCAAGGAGTAATTCCATACGGAGCTCAATTAATTTCAGCAGCTGGTTTGGCCGCAATATCACCTTTTGTTATAATGAAATATTTATTCTACCCATACTTAATGGGAGTATGTGCATTAATATCAATTTTTATATATCATAGTAATAAGATGCAAGCATTAAGAAATAAAAAAGTTGCATAA
- a CDS encoding CHAP domain-containing protein, with translation MKKLYRNLIIIFTLLIIVGIGLFASLKIYREIEDKKNGIGLILDTYEGVDVYYNGSDYGKNHGKSYSNDGYYYGYKWQCVEYIKRFFYEAKAHKMPDVYGNAKDFFDQELEQGALNEKRGLYQYKNGANEKPMKDDLLVFTDTNYGHVVIISEVGDNYIEVVQQNMGQESRDKFELTFIENKYYVGGKREPAGWLRKE, from the coding sequence ATGAAAAAGTTATATCGTAATCTAATTATAATTTTTACCCTACTAATCATAGTTGGTATTGGGCTCTTTGCATCACTTAAAATTTATAGAGAAATTGAAGATAAGAAAAATGGAATAGGCCTTATTTTAGACACATATGAAGGTGTTGATGTCTATTATAATGGTAGCGACTATGGTAAAAATCATGGTAAAAGCTATAGTAATGATGGATACTATTACGGTTATAAATGGCAATGCGTAGAATATATAAAGAGATTTTTTTATGAAGCAAAAGCCCACAAAATGCCAGATGTATATGGAAATGCAAAAGATTTTTTTGACCAGGAATTGGAACAAGGTGCATTAAATGAAAAAAGAGGATTATATCAATATAAAAATGGTGCTAATGAAAAACCTATGAAAGATGATCTTTTAGTTTTTACAGATACAAATTATGGACATGTAGTAATAATTTCAGAAGTAGGTGATAATTACATAGAGGTGGTTCAACAAAATATGGGACAAGAATCTCGTGATAAATTTGAACTAACTTTCATAGAAAATAAATATTATGTTGGTGGCAAAAGAGAACCTGCAGGATGGTTAAGAAAAGAATAG
- a CDS encoding AAA family ATPase: MIKKLIIVNGTMGVGKSTVCENLHKALLNSAWLDGDWCAMINPFIPSDENKKIVINNITNILNNFLENSSIEYVIFNWLIESDEIMDSILDNINLKSFKLYKITLTCRKEELLKRVGRDILSGKRDRNSLNRSLERLVLYDKMDTLKIDTTNKETKAIVYEIMSRILNIK, translated from the coding sequence ATGATTAAAAAACTTATAATTGTTAACGGAACAATGGGAGTGGGTAAGAGTACCGTGTGTGAGAATCTTCATAAAGCTTTGCTTAATTCAGCATGGCTTGATGGAGATTGGTGTGCTATGATTAATCCTTTTATTCCTAGTGATGAAAATAAAAAAATTGTTATAAATAATATTACTAATATATTAAACAACTTTTTAGAAAATTCATCAATTGAGTATGTAATATTTAATTGGCTTATTGAAAGTGATGAAATTATGGATTCAATACTAGATAATATAAATTTGAAGAGTTTTAAACTCTATAAAATAACATTGACTTGTAGAAAAGAAGAACTTTTAAAAAGAGTTGGTAGGGATATTTTATCTGGAAAAAGGGATAGAAATTCTTTAAATAGGAGTTTAGAACGCTTGGTGTTGTATGATAAAATGGATACTTTAAAAATAGATACTACAAATAAAGAAACAAAAGCAATAGTATATGAAATAATGAGTAGAATTTTAAATATTAAATAA